The following is a genomic window from Oncorhynchus kisutch isolate 150728-3 linkage group LG6, Okis_V2, whole genome shotgun sequence.
ATGGCTTGTTGAAGAAAGGGCGATACCTTAAACAAAATGTAATTTTCAATTAGTCGGAAATGAGAAATTGTAATCTGTATAAAGGCAAAAAGGCAATTTTGAACAAAGGATGAGCCTTTCTCaataatctactggagaaccatttGGGTTTTAATTATAACTTATATATGAGGgaagcttttagtgagaggtttaaagctttaatatttaataattttagcaccccaaactcatattcattatataaataggaaTGTTTAATTTTCTAGACTGAAAAGATTGAATTGCATCAAAAAGTTCCTCTTCTGTAACTTGACTTTCACACAGGTCTTTCTGTGGAAGTTAGGAAggaagttatttctgatttcGGGCAGGGCCGAGCCTTAAATATGTCAGAAGAAATCGGGCATGGGTAGGGTAGGAATGTCACAGGCATGGGTAGAGCTCGGGCTTGGGCTTAAAATTCATGCCCGTGCAGAGCACTATTTTGAAGCTGTGGATGGAGACCCTGGGGAACAACCCCATCATCCGTCTCTCTTGTTCCTGTCAGCATTGTTAAACTGGAGCCATGGGTAAACTGAGATTGAGTAAAGAGGTGAAACTAACATtacactctcacatacacagacataaatacacataaatacatacacTTGCAGGCACTCAAATGTATATATTATGCATACATCCCATAAATAAATGTGTTTGTCTCTAACTTAGTTTTACTGGTAATGATTCCCTTTCACAGTGTCATAGCTAATGAAATACTGTGGAACCGTTCGTGTTTGGAAGACTGGAAAAACAGATTGAAATCAACAGACATTTCCTGTATTGTTAATAGTGAACCAGTCCTGTCATTTTGGAGGTCAGGCCTGTGAGGAGTTAAACTGTAGCGATGGTTTCTGGCCTTGGTCCATATGAGCTGCCATGGGACCAATACCACTACCAGGCGGAGTATAGATTCTGGGAAAAAGCATGAGTAATAGCACATGAGAATAATaagaaaaacatatatatatctCCAGTCACAATGATGACACCATGACATTGCAACATCAGACTGaacataacacaaacacacaggaatAATGTGagacaaaacaatgttttatttaTACGACCAGACATGGATAAGGTGCTAAATACATTGAGATTACCCCTTGACATTACAAGCTAGTACCCTTTGCATATCCACAGTTAAAACGGAGTGTAATTGCATCGTATTGAAGGGCTTCTTAGACTGTCGGTCTTGAATTCCATGAACATCCAGTCCCAGTAAGAACATCCAGTCCCAGTAACTGGTAAATGAGGGAGTATGGGTACAATCAGTGTGAGGTTTACCAGTCAGAAGCTGCTACACACTGTCCTGCACAGCCTATTCTGTTCattaacctctgacctctaatggcaacattttaaaataagatTTACCCTGTTTTAGCCAGAAGCTcagacttttctgtttccatctacaTGGGCCTGCACCTCTGTCTCACTGGGCCTTGGCTCTGGCAGACCAGCTTTTCAGCTGGAATTTACATAATTTTTACATTCGATTTTTACCCTTATTTTGCCacgtaagttgactgagaacacattctaattTACAGAAACAACCTTggaaatagttacaggggagaggaagggggataaATGAGCCTATACATAACCATGGTTAGCTGTGAACTTTAACACCTTCTCACAATGCACCTGTTTTGATAACGCAGCTgttgttgattctgctcttcGCAAGTCCTCACTGTCAGCCCTAGCTATGGAAACACTATTTCCCTAGTATAACATAAGGGTCTATGCACTAGTGTAACACTGGTGTTACAGTCAAAAAGCAGCATCTGTACACATCCCAGGGCTGAGGAATGGGATTAAAAAACACTGGTCTGTGGAAGCTTGACTAACCACGAACAATGCAAGTGGTGTCCTCTCAGAATCATTATAAAGGCTCACATAGGACATTTTAAAACGGACATTGGGCTGAATTTGGTGAAAAACGAAAACATCTTAGTGTTTTACGTCAGCAGACCCACATTGGTCATGGGAAAGTGATAATCTACTGTACCCTGCAGCAGAGCTTTTGTCATAAGACCATATAGCATGAACCTGTGAATGAGCTCTTTGCCTTGGAGATGCTATTAGAAGGAATGCTAAGCGTGGTTTATGTTACACTAGTCTGCCTGGATCAACGCCAGCTACACATTGGCCCAGGATCCCCTCTTACCTGACAGCTCCAACATGACTTCTACAGGCCTAATAAGAGCATAAGATGGATGGGCTGACACAACGGTACTTCCCCTATGACCAGGGAAGTGACTACCAAGCAGAGCAGTCACAGTCAAGTACCATGGTGATATTACTCTCACACTGGCAGCTCCATACAGGGCTGGGCCTCACATCCATTTCACTCACCCAAAACACAAACCCTGGCAGAAAATCCAGCTGATGTATTGGAAAGCTATCAAACTATAGAGGGGGATATTCTTGATGAAAATAATGTGAGTAGCTCCTATGGCCTTGTCTTGGGGGAAATAACATCACTTAATACggttaaaaaacaaacaacaaaaatgacCAAATAATtgtaacatgtatttattttgttgCAGTTAGCAAGAAGTCATATTAACAGTATTCTATAATTTTCAGAGAAAACCATGGTTGTTACTGTAGAGTAAACTTAGGTGGGAAACAAATAGATACGGTATGCTGGAAGTCATATTGTAATGACTATGGTGGTTTGGATGAAGATTGAATATCCACTAGAATGGATCAATGAGAGATTTGTGACTGGATAACAGTCATTGACTTGTTCTTGCATTTAAAGTGCAAACAATAGGCTTCTAGAGGACACCAGGTATGTCCAGAgcacttacaaacacacacagccccacaccTGGGCACACAGAAATACATACACAACCACATGAGTGCACAAACtagtacacacacaaaaacatatttCATCATCATTTTTTTAAACGTTCTCTGCAGACTAATGTTGAGCTGCAGTAAACATCATGTCACCTTAAAAAACAATTCAAAATAATGCCCAAGttgaacactaaacaaaacatcTAAAAAGACACCTGTGACACGCTCCCTTTGACCATCTCATTTGCAATTCAGTTTCATATTATGTGCAAACAGCAGTACCGATGATAATTTATTATCTCATTCCTCATCTCAATATTTTTGCCTTTCATTTGAAAGACAAGGGTACATTTGATTTCTTTATGGTACGATTCACAATTGGAATCTTTCATATAACCCATGGTGAAAGATGCAGTCGAGAGATAATTCTGTTATGCTAggatatttttttcccctctcccCACCATCTGTCTGCCTTGTCGCCTCTTACACAACCTGACAGAGACAGCAGTCAGTTCATCAGCttcccacacacactccctcccagacagacagacagcctgggTGTCCACTCCCCAGCTCACTCCCTCCCAGACAGCCTGGGTGTCCACTCCCCAGCTCACTccttcccagacagacagacagcctgggTGTCCACCCCCCAGCTCACTccttcccagacagacagacagcctgggTGTCCACCCCCCAGCTCACTCCTTCCCAGACAGACAGCCTGGTGTCCACTCCCCAGCTCACTCCTTCCCAGACAGCCTGGGTGTCCACTCCCCAGCTCACTccttcccagacagacagacagcctgggTGTCCACCCCCCAGCTCCCTCCTTCCCAGACAGACAGCCTGGGTGTCCACTCCCCAGCTCACTCCTTCCCAGACAGCCTGGGTGTCCACTccccagctccctccctccctccctgacagacagacagacagacagacagacagacagacagacagacagacagacagggtgtccTCTCCCCAGCACCCAGCTCAGGGCAAGGGCAGCCTGACCCAGAACCTGCCAGTTGAGGCTCACTCAGAGGTTCACAGCCTAGTCGGTCTGGTCTGCTCTACTTGGAAGATAAAAACTATTTTTGGATAAATGTGAATCTGGTGGATGTATAATTAAAACCATCTGTTTTGAAATCAGCGTTTAGTAAATGTTGTGTGTTGTGCAATAAAACACAGCAGCATATTTATAGAAACAAACCCTCCCACTGTGTCATCCAATCTGCATGTTCTACATGGAAGTACCTCATTAGAAAAAAGCACTTGACATTAGAAAGCCAAAACAGTCAGGTGAAATCTAATATGTCTTATTCCTGTTGTGTAGGATTGCTTTGCTCATAAAGAATGACATACGCAAGAGGACACAGTAAAAATATCACTGCAGTGCCTAGAATACCTATGTCCTTACCAACACAAGAACAGTCTGGCTTGAACTCTCTCTGCAATCGGAACATATAAAGAGACAACACAAAACAGGGTTTTCTCCTCGTGAGTGGTTTATGAATTTGGTGACCCCAAGCTTCTCCTGCGATGATGACACATGCTGAAACGGGAGGCAGGGCTCAGGCCAAGGTGAGGGGACAGTAGGGTACAAAGGGTTGTCAAATTACAACGCTGGCTCTGACTCATCACCTCTCACAGTAGTTCAGAGCCACAATCGTGGATACACACTTCTCCCCACCTCCCCATGCCTCTAGCTCCAgcttatcctcctcctcttctccctctccctcctcctcctcctcctcctctccctcctcctcgctGGGTTCTTCAATAGAGGTCTCCAGGGTATAACTACTATAGACCTGCACCTCGCTATACTCGTAAATGGTGGGCAGGCTGCTCCGGAGGCCGAAGCGTCTACGCAGGGCCACTAGGAGGGGCTGTGGCACAGTGAAGATGTCCACGTTGTTGCCCAAGTCCACCCATGCCAGGCTGGCGAACTGCAGGGGGTTCTTCACCACCTCCGTCAGGTCCTTCAGCACGCCCACCGTCAGACGGTTGCCGTTGATGGCCAGGGTGGTGAGCTTGGGCATGGAGCCCAGGTAGGGCAGCAGTAGACGCAGGCTCTCGTCCTGCAGCTCAGTGAAACTGAGGTCCACGGCCGACACAGAGTTGCCGTTACTCTGGAGGTAGTAGGCCACCCGGTGGATGTCTCGGCCAGACAGAGGGATGCCAGACAGGTTGGCCACGTCGTTGGTCAGTTTCTTCTTCAGTGTGGTTTTAAGACTGTGAATGGAAAGACCAGAGACAGTTAAAACTACACAGAGAATAGAATTGAAACGCCCATCTTCTTTGCAAGTTTTGTTTTGGTTCTCTAGACTCTAGAGCACAGAATAGCCATTTAGTGTAGGTGATAACCAAGCTGGGACCAAGCATCCTATATTGGAAGTTAGGTATCCTCTAgcgccctcaaactcaactctggatcACGAAGCCAGCTCCACTGCGTTTTTACATTGttgccctctaatcagggactgatttagacctgggacaccaggtgggtgcaattaattatcaggtagaacagaaaaccagcaggtgCCGGACCTCATAggttaagagttgaatacccctgcagCTAGCATGTGAAGACAAATGATCTTAACTTAAAAGAATAATCGACTCAAAACCACAAATTAATTTGATTTACATTGTTAAATAACGCAAATAATAATAAATTAGGAAGCAACGTGAAAATGTATGTGCAAATCTGCAGAGCTCATGTTGACCACAAAATCCACAACGCAATGCTCTCTCTAGAAAGGCTGGctggctaggtagctagctagaaaacatggctaccacaggaggttggtggcaccttaattggggaggccAGGCTCGTTGTagtggctggagcggaatgagtggaatggtttccatgtgtgtcctcccctcagcagcctctacttgtagctacacacaataccaaagtcaatatcagcatgtgaagtagttagctagttgtaacctgcactatcaatttaggagtTACAATCTCACCTCAGGagcctgctgaggggaggacggctcataataatggtgcAAATGGAAGGCATCAAAcatctggaaaccatgtgttagatatatatatatatatgttaccattccactaattGCACTCCAGTCATTAgaacgagcccgttctccccaattaaggtgccaccaacctcctgtgaatcTCCCCATGTTCAACCTTGTAGAGATCGCCTATCTAGCTCAAAGCTGCGTGTCAGGTTGCTATGGCAATGTGCAAGGGCCCTGCGAGCCCGCAAGAAGGGAGACGAGAGCAGAAAACTGCTTTGCTCCATGGTCCATGGTAGTTGAAGGAAAACAAGTTATTCATCTGACTGGACACTTTGAGGACATTTGAACAAAATATATACTTTGTCGTGAAGTCATAGAGGGATGTGTTCTAGACATggaaataatttgcaaataaattcattaaaaatcctacaatgtgattttctggatttcttttctgattttgtctgtcatagttgaagtgtacctatgatgaaaattacaggcctctctcatatttttaactgggagaacttgcacaattggtggctgactaaatacttttttgccctactgtatcTGGAGTGCAGGTAATTGTTATAAAACCATTATGAAATGAGATAGTTTGTTATGCTGTGTTCACGTGCTAGGAAACTCTGAAATATCCGACTTGCTAACTTATTGAATGCGGCACGTGTATAAC
Proteins encoded in this region:
- the LOC109891743 gene encoding leucine-rich repeat-containing protein 75B, with translation MYITSRNRCSTETFCEVMGSKLTRQRSLDQIETTFSNRRRQHYDSSRETEQSGGRGGGELLFTSLMLKSDKLPGMLRKTKHSPYVRRVAWIREIQKLLREQKQEHAVEVLKLLRKDLGLQGTSLNDILYKNSAFLNLVDPISHELLLSLAKDMQCPKRETDSLKSSNKICRQLIFHLTPHSKWMRQSLPRRKSQACLKTTLKKKLTNDVANLSGIPLSGRDIHRVAYYLQSNGNSVSAVDLSFTELQDESLRLLLPYLGSMPKLTTLAINGNRLTVGVLKDLTEVVKNPLQFASLAWVDLGNNVDIFTVPQPLLVALRRRFGLRSSLPTIYEYSEVQVYSSYTLETSIEEPSEEEGEEEEEEEGEGEEEEDKLELEAWGGGEKCVSTIVALNYCER